A genome region from Alteripontixanthobacter maritimus includes the following:
- a CDS encoding virB8 family protein: MNAHHKIDGEEVVIADSWATSVTADLERSCRIAWIVAGISAIAALLLALAIVIMLPLKTVEPYTLLVDRQTGYVEELAPLERQVVSPDAALTRSFLVQYVIARESYDTGSIQRDYRKVALWSEGDARQRYIRQMQPNNPASPLSYLPRNAALNVDIKSVSSLSADSSLVRFTTTRTDPGGQPQDPQHWAAIINYRFSGAEMTADDRLLNPLGFQVTRYRKDAETLPDPLVISDPLVTPISRRPQQERRQDQ; this comes from the coding sequence ATGAACGCTCATCACAAAATTGATGGTGAGGAGGTGGTGATTGCAGATAGCTGGGCTACCAGTGTTACCGCTGATCTCGAGCGGTCATGCCGCATCGCATGGATCGTGGCAGGAATATCGGCAATCGCCGCGCTGCTGCTGGCACTTGCGATTGTGATCATGTTGCCTTTGAAAACGGTCGAGCCCTACACTTTGCTGGTCGACCGGCAGACAGGATATGTCGAGGAGCTTGCCCCGCTCGAACGTCAGGTTGTCTCCCCCGACGCAGCGCTGACCCGATCGTTTCTCGTGCAATATGTCATCGCGCGCGAGAGCTATGACACGGGCAGCATCCAGCGTGATTATCGCAAAGTCGCTCTTTGGTCCGAAGGCGATGCAAGGCAGCGCTATATCCGTCAGATGCAGCCGAACAATCCGGCGAGCCCGCTGTCCTACCTGCCGCGCAATGCGGCGCTGAATGTCGATATCAAAAGCGTGTCTTCACTGTCTGCCGACAGTTCGCTTGTCCGGTTCACAACGACCCGAACCGATCCCGGGGGGCAACCGCAAGACCCGCAACATTGGGCCGCTATCATTAACTATCGCTTTTCCGGAGCGGAGATGACCGCCGATGACCGCCTGCTCAACCCCTTGGGATTTCAGGTAACGCGCTATCGCAAGGATGCTGAAACGCTTCCCGACCCGCTCGTAATATCCGATCCGCTAGTGACACCAATATCGCGGCGTCCGCAACAAGAGCGGAGGCAGGACCAGTGA
- a CDS encoding TrbG/VirB9 family P-type conjugative transfer protein produces MKQLLPLLLLASCAPPVASGQLALPILSDTNSGPQSLNAQQWGYSVKGDREVRPAAIGDDGFKTQIQYAPGQALPAVFAIGPAGEEEVVNGYMRGDFFVIDRVYNELVFRIDRKRAVARRSATANDTQ; encoded by the coding sequence GTGAAACAATTGCTTCCCCTCTTGTTACTCGCGTCCTGCGCACCTCCGGTAGCTTCAGGCCAACTGGCACTGCCGATACTATCAGATACCAACAGCGGCCCTCAGAGCCTGAATGCACAGCAATGGGGTTATAGCGTCAAAGGTGACCGCGAAGTTCGTCCCGCAGCGATCGGCGATGACGGTTTTAAAACTCAGATCCAATATGCGCCGGGTCAAGCCTTACCCGCCGTTTTCGCTATTGGACCGGCAGGCGAAGAAGAAGTCGTCAATGGCTATATGCGCGGTGACTTTTTCGTCATCGACCGTGTCTACAACGAGCTGGTGTTTCGGATAGATCGCAAACGTGCCGTCGCTCGGCGTAGCGCTACTGCGAACGATACCCAATGA
- a CDS encoding TrbI/VirB10 family protein, whose amino-acid sequence MTEALHTAQTDDDVRPVIATGNANNIGLWIFLSTLLLGGAFLFSALDARRGDVTAPSTMATTSDTNSRISSPPPLALPYDQRDYLDSRGNLPRVIGRIPIAVRPEPPERLPIPSPVQQTSVSPQQAQADPPVFQDSYRPLPLDTAERGQPVAGPPPVSDEEGDQNRVRARRLANPSVTVPQGTVIPAVLETAIDSTRPGGVRALVQRDIHAFDGSRVLIQRGSRLYGEYEAGIDAGQNRALIRWTRLIRPDGVTIALDSPASDPLGRAGVKGKVDSKFFQRFGGALLQSVLDIGVGVATREATDGVIVALPGSTQNVTPRVTTQEIQRTLKIRHGTSVSVFVARDLDFSTVEL is encoded by the coding sequence ATGACTGAGGCACTTCATACGGCCCAAACAGATGACGATGTGCGGCCCGTGATCGCTACTGGTAATGCGAACAATATCGGGCTTTGGATATTCTTGAGTACGCTACTTCTTGGAGGCGCTTTTCTATTTTCGGCCCTGGATGCCCGTCGCGGTGATGTGACCGCGCCAAGCACAATGGCAACCACCTCCGACACCAACTCCCGTATTTCTTCGCCGCCACCTTTGGCACTGCCTTATGACCAGCGCGATTACCTTGATAGTCGAGGAAACCTCCCTCGCGTCATAGGCAGGATCCCGATCGCCGTTCGGCCGGAACCGCCTGAACGCCTGCCAATCCCGTCGCCCGTTCAGCAAACCAGTGTGTCGCCTCAACAGGCGCAAGCTGACCCTCCGGTGTTTCAAGACTCATACAGACCGCTGCCTCTGGATACGGCCGAACGCGGTCAGCCTGTCGCAGGTCCGCCGCCTGTAAGTGACGAGGAAGGCGATCAAAACCGCGTTCGTGCCCGGCGGCTCGCAAACCCGTCAGTGACTGTTCCCCAGGGCACGGTAATCCCGGCCGTTCTAGAAACTGCAATCGATTCCACCCGCCCGGGCGGCGTCCGTGCGTTGGTTCAGCGCGACATTCATGCATTCGACGGCTCCAGAGTGCTTATTCAACGGGGAAGCAGACTGTATGGTGAATATGAAGCCGGCATCGATGCGGGGCAAAACCGCGCATTGATACGCTGGACACGGCTAATACGCCCTGACGGCGTAACAATCGCGCTCGACTCCCCCGCCTCAGACCCGCTTGGCCGCGCCGGCGTCAAGGGTAAGGTCGACAGCAAATTCTTCCAGCGGTTCGGCGGCGCATTGTTGCAGTCCGTGCTCGACATTGGTGTTGGAGTAGCAACACGCGAAGCGACCGACGGTGTTATCGTGGCGCTTCCCGGCAGCACACAAAACGTGACACCGCGCGTTACCACGCAAGAGATTCAGCGAACCCTGAAAATCCGGCATGGCACCAGCGTATCGGTGTTTGTCGCGCGCGATCTCGATTTCTCGACCGTTGAACTGTGA
- a CDS encoding type IV secretion system protein — MACPAILTGDDFLVRVLGHIDCQAQLIGSYGWQALGQPGSLTSIVMTGLLTLFVALFGIRLLFGPAPGARDVVSDVIKIGIVLTLAFSWPAFRTVIHDVVLDGPAEIARAAGSPVMPGEGVSFARQLQDADNAIVRLTEAGTGRNVGALVDDAAPGGTFKGSALEDENSFGWSRLVYLAGIFGSLALLRITAGVLLALAPLAAGLLLFEATRGIFSGWLRGLVLTLLASVGVTIALAAQLAIIGPWLADALRLRTLGYATPSAPIELFALTLAFAIVQFAMIWLLAKVAFTRGWITLPAFPNIRERLSPAPVNIAPEQPQALAVSRVQRIADSMETQIRREEHLRTERTAFRTLGSRSDGGSDTASSNGPVASVPPERLGSSWRRTSRRSSASAQRRDGKP, encoded by the coding sequence TTGGCCTGTCCAGCGATCCTTACCGGCGACGATTTTCTTGTTCGCGTGCTGGGACATATCGACTGTCAGGCTCAGTTGATCGGCAGCTATGGCTGGCAGGCGCTCGGCCAACCCGGATCGCTCACATCGATTGTCATGACCGGACTTCTCACACTGTTTGTAGCACTGTTCGGTATCAGATTGCTGTTCGGACCAGCTCCCGGTGCGCGCGACGTAGTGTCTGACGTTATCAAGATCGGTATCGTGCTTACGCTCGCTTTTTCCTGGCCGGCGTTTCGGACAGTCATTCATGATGTGGTGCTGGACGGTCCGGCCGAGATTGCACGGGCTGCCGGGTCACCGGTGATGCCAGGCGAAGGAGTTTCGTTCGCGCGGCAACTTCAGGATGCTGACAATGCTATCGTGCGCCTGACCGAAGCCGGCACAGGACGGAATGTGGGCGCATTAGTCGATGATGCTGCACCGGGCGGAACATTCAAAGGCAGCGCGCTGGAAGACGAAAATTCGTTCGGATGGTCGCGGCTTGTCTATCTTGCAGGAATCTTCGGATCATTAGCACTTTTGAGAATAACAGCAGGAGTGCTCCTGGCCCTTGCTCCCCTTGCGGCAGGACTCCTGCTGTTCGAAGCCACGCGCGGCATCTTTTCCGGTTGGCTTCGCGGGCTTGTGCTCACATTACTTGCCTCGGTCGGTGTAACCATCGCCCTTGCTGCCCAACTTGCAATCATTGGGCCTTGGCTAGCGGATGCATTGCGTTTGCGAACCCTTGGTTATGCAACGCCGTCCGCTCCGATCGAGCTTTTCGCTCTGACGCTGGCCTTTGCGATCGTGCAGTTCGCCATGATTTGGCTACTGGCGAAGGTCGCTTTTACGCGCGGATGGATCACCTTGCCGGCGTTTCCCAATATTCGCGAGCGGCTTAGTCCGGCACCTGTCAATATTGCGCCGGAGCAACCGCAAGCACTTGCGGTAAGCCGCGTTCAACGTATCGCAGACAGTATGGAAACGCAGATCAGACGTGAGGAGCATTTGCGGACCGAGCGTACAGCCTTTCGTACACTTGGCAGTCGCAGCGATGGCGGTAGTGATACCGCTTCCTCCAATGGCCCGGTCGCCAGTGTTCCCCCAGAGCGCCTTGGCAGTTCATGGCGCCGAACATCACGTCGTAGCTCTGCGTCCGCTCAGCGGCGGGATGGTAAACCATGA